From Solanum stenotomum isolate F172 chromosome 2, ASM1918654v1, whole genome shotgun sequence:
ATGAACATTTCATTAGAAGTAGAAATATCCCTTCTCAATCATTATAAGCCTTTGCTTATTAAGCTTGTCTATTGAATTGTTCCAGGGTTTAGCTATGGTGATGCACAAAAACTTTGAAGGTCCCACTGTATTCGAGATGCTAAATGGTGCTCTAGAAGTTGCTCGCCAGGAAAAAAAAGTCAATGAGGaaagaaacataaaaatattagtcGCACAAATGCATGTTGTTAAGGTAATGGCTTGAAGTACACCTGCTAAATCTGATTTCTTTAGTGTGACATTTATCTGTTACATCAAAAGGAGTTACTCAACTCTCATGAGGGGCCATGTAAATCATGATATCCTCCCACTATTAGCATATGTTTTGTAGCTTGTCTGCTGTAACATCTTGTGCCTAAGTCGATGCATTAAGTGTAACAGAGATGTCTACCTTGTTTGCTTTATAATGATACTATTGGATATCCCTAGAGTCTGATGTAACATTGATGTACAGATTGGAAGAGAGGCAGTGTAGTTGGGTAAATGGTGAAAGTCTGGCCACTTGCATGATGGTCTTGTTTTGCGGGTAATAGGTTGTCCGAGCATGTTGCCTTTTCTAAGTTAAAGAGGTTGTTTTTGTCAGTGAAGGTCATGATAGCACCAATTCTCATCCTCATGGTCAATGTTTTGATGGTTAGAGGACCCAGTTCCAGCTAGTTCAGCCTAGTTCTCCTCTCTTACATTCATTCACGTCTTGCAGGGTGAGTTAGAAGAGGCCTTACAGAAGTTTAAACTTCTTGTCCAAGAGAACCCGAGAGACTTCAGGCCTTATCTGTGCCAGGTATTTGTGTTCTGTTTTTTCCACAGCATATTACTTTATAAGCTtcagttgttcttgaattgtaaGCTTTCGAAAAGGATATGTTAAGAATAAGCAAATTGTAGCTCTGTTAATCAGCTTAAACTTTTGGCTAAATGTTCGTGCATCCTTGTATACTCGAGTGGCCCACTGTAATACTTTAGAGCTTTTGATAATTGATCTTGTAATTTGATCAAGGTTGGAGATTGAACCAAGGTTCACatattatgagatttggtaataCACTAATACTGAGAAGAATGGTGATAAAATGCTGTTTAATATGTACTCTATGCAATGCTTGATATACTCTGGATTAGATTCTAAGTCACTGATAAACATGGTCTCAGGCAACAAAAGATTTTAGTAATTAAATGGATGGCAAAGCAAGTTTATTGCATAGTGAGGAAAGGCGGATGCATGGTTAAGCAATAACCATGTGTCATGCATATGCAGCAAGATTTGCTCTCGAGTGTAATTAATTCCTATTCATGTGATGATGCATGTTTTCTAAAAGCTTAATGTTGGGGCAGTCAACCCCATATATctttgttcttgaatctttCTGTGTTTGGTACTTGGTGACAGGGAATAGTCTACAGTTTGTTGGACAAGAAGAAAGAAGCCGATGAACAGTTTGAGATTTATCGAAGTCTTGTACCCAAAGAATTTCCTCAGAGAGGTTTCCTTGATGATGTTGTGTTGGCTGCAAAGACAGAAACTAGGGAACAACTTGAGAAGGAGTTCAAGAATGAATTCTCTTACAAGACATGAGAAGTCATGCCCAATTATCACATTTTCAACTAGGTCATGACTGGATGGTTAAGGGTGTATGGAGGGGGTGGTCAGAGGGTAGGATAGAATTTAAAACACTGCTAATGTAGACATACAATATAGTTGAAATATGAAGTTTAGTCTCCCTTGGAAGAGGAGTGAAGTTCTAGGACAGTACATTTTTGTGTTATCTCTTCTGTTgatatttcttgttttttggTAATAGAGAAATCCCCGAGGTCAGCTGGCAGTTCTAAATTCGATGGATAATTGATCCGCTCCTCTTAACTCTCTCCAGTTAAACCTACATTTCACTTGTCGCGCTCGTACCATTTGATCAGAGCTATGCTCTCTGAGGGTAAAATAATTCTTAGTTTGTCTCTATAAATAAGAAAGCAGGAGTTCTCAAATATGCTCATCCATTCttgtattaataaaattactAGAGATGGTGTTACAATATAatgtgcatatttttttaataacaattaaataaattgcTCAATTTAAATACAGCTCCCTACAAACTTGggtatttttttgatataaagAACAATATAGTAATCTAGACATGCTATAAAATTTATGACAAGGTTTTCTCAAGGATTATTAAAGCATGAATATCATGGAGTATGTTCATGATTTCATAGCTTCACTCTTCAGTTATAGctaattttgatatgtttttacACTTGAGTCGAGTATCTATAGGAAATATTGATTCATGAGAAACGTGAATTGTTTTAGCCACTATGGTATTACATGGGATTGAAACCAACAAAAAATTGATATGTTTATCGCCCACCGTGGGGCTCGAACCCACGACCACAAGGTTAAGAGCCTTGCGCTCTACCAACTGAGCTAGACGGGCATTTGTGATTCACCCAttgttatacatttacttagtATATTCTCATGGTAAACAACATTACACATATTGTAGGTGTGTTctagatatttaaaaataaacacatTACAAAGGTTGCATATAGGAATTCGCTGCTAACAACACCATCATATGTAATCTCAGTAGCATGATAACTCTAGTTTAAGCAATTTAGTCACAACTGAGTACTCAATGGTTGCCAATGAGGAAAATTATGTAACAAATAGGATACTCGTGCAGCTTCAATGTTCCAACGCCACTGGTATTGATGGACTCAACCTGCTATCCTGTCTTCAGTATCAAATGCAATAACACAGTTGTTAGAACAAGAAAGAGAGACAACAACAAGAGATTTGTGACTCGTGTACTATAGATGGTTGGTTACATGGTGGAGAACTGATAGTTAATCATTTAGATCATTGTCtctcttttatctttttcaagaGAATCATGTGAAGATATAGATGTAACGTAACAATCACAGTTTCTTATATAGGCCATAAAGCAGATTTGCAAGAAAACTTTCATTTTGTCTAAAGTAGTCTTAGAATGAAAGAAGTAGTTTtggagagtccaagcaacatagctAGTAATAATAGAGTATTTTAACCGTCAAACTCTAACTGCTCAATAGACTCCATAACTACTTCACTTTATTAATTAGTGTATCACCTTTGAGTAAATCCTAGTAGTTGAAAAAGAGAATGTCCATATATAATCAATCACCTTTGAGGTAGATGAAAGGGTACCTTTGAGTCAACAGAGCAAGTCTGAGGTTGTCGTACTATGTATATTTGATCACCATGACTGTTTACACGATAAATATCCTGATTGCGGTGCCAAGTCCACAACGCATGAGTTGAATTTACCATCTGCATCAGTATGAATGGAGAAGAAGAGAGTGTTGAACGAAAAATAAAGATCAATGATAATGGTAATGAAGACGAAGGACTAAGTTAAGAGTGTCGACATGTCTATGGATCAGATGATAAAACACCTAAGCAACGCGATGACTTGTTTTTGTTGCATATGTTTCCTTTCAATAACTGCCTCTAGAATAAGAAAAGTAAGTAATACAGTTGAAGCTCTGGCTAATTTATACCTCCAGTATCCCGTGCCCGAAGCTGCTCTCTCTATATGCACTCCATTCTGGTTGTCTATCCCAGCAAAATTTTCCTTTGGCAGGTCCACTGCTAAAGTTCATGTGACATACACCTCCAAATTCTGGAATGTTGTCACCTGGTGAAGGACATTTACCAGGATCATCTGCATGATCAGCGTCGACTTTCTCAATATTACCACCATCTCCGACTGTTATGTAAACAGGACCACATGGATCCAAAGTATAGTTGTAGACTCGATTCATTCGCTCATATGCATGTACCTGAGATAAGTCCTAATTGAAATTTTCTCAATCATTAATAGCCAGGATTAGGAGTATATTTCAACTTACATGACCGGAGAAAACTATATCAACGCGATATGTATATAGCATTTCTTCCATTTCCTGCCTCATGCACTCAAATTCTTGGTAGTGCGATGAATAGCTATTGTACCAAGGAGAATGCCATGCAGCCACCAGCCAAGGAGTCACGCCACGATCTACTTTTTCCAGATCATGCTGAAGCCAAGAATACTGAGCACCTGATatcagtttttaaaaaaatacatcatttaGTAAGATCAGTAGGCGATAAGCTCACATATTTGCAGCATTATCTTTCTTTATGCAAGTATACCTCAAATATTAGAAGTTAACACGCAGTGAATTAAGCAATTTAATCACTTACTCGTCTGATTATAGTCTACGTAGGCTCCTAGCATGATGAAATGGATTCCTCCGGCATTAAAAGAGTAGTAAAGGTTACTATTAGAGCCAGATTCCTTTGAAGGAACAGAATATCTTGTCAAATACGATTGGAATGTGAGCCCTGCTGCTTGAGGTTCGATCTCATGGTTTCCTTCGATAACCATCATTGGAACTCTTGAGATTAACGGCTCCATAAACCTGAAACTCCAGTTTATTCAATTCAAACTTCTTTTCCGAAAGCTTTTAAGTTTCTTTTCCGATTTCTAACAGTTCATTTTTCTGTCTCATAGGCATATGTAATATGATGTTTACAAGTAGATTGTGATTTATAACCACAATGTATCTATTTGATGAGCACTCGGTGAATAGTGTAACTAACATCAACACGAGCCTCACACCTGAAACAAACGATTGCATAGAGCTAAAAGGTTTTAAAAGACGAAGGAGATTAGTTATGTGAGGAAAAGAATAGATGACCTTCCCCATCCATCCCATCGAGGTTGAAATGTTTCTCTTATCGGTGCATCTGGAAACTGACAAGAATAGCATGAAGCTCCTTTACCACCAGTGGTAAGGTATTGATTCGCGTAAGTTAAATCTCCAACCATCAATATCATGGAAGGATCATTCATTATGAGATGATCAATGGTTGTGGTTGTATTGCTTGTAAGACCTAAGTCGCCAACAACTGCTATTCGCCGTGGATACTTGTTAGGTGCAGGCAATGGAAAGGtctcaaattcaagttcatcaCTCATTGCTGCTAAAGAACTATCACCACACTTGTAGTAATACTTTGTTTCAGGTTCAAGACCTACAGAAGAAAAGAAGAGTAACTTCATTGCAACATATGTATCAAAGACTCGTAATTCAGAGGCAACCAGAGCCATGTACACATATATTCAGTTTCCAGTATATATACTAACAGAACTAAGAATAGTGAAAACATTTGCAAAAATGTGTTCTTTTCATCGACATGGATCTCAGTTTGAATCAGGAAAACAGAAAAAGAAGACAAATGAGCCAAGGGAACATATGAAGAGACTCAATGCAGATAACCTTACCATCAATCTTCACATGATGAATGATGCCAGAAGTGTAGTTCCATAGTCCTTCAAATGGATACAATTGACTATAAACTATGGAAGCTCCATTTTGCATCATTGTGTACTTCCCACTTTCCTTCCCATACCATACCTCACTTGCCACTGTTTTTGGATCGTGTGGAGTCACATTTAGACCAATCTGAGCTTCACCTAAAAGCAATCACAAACTACTTTAtaacaacttcaacacaatTCCTATATTGCAATTAGTATACATCTTGATCTAAGATCTCTCAAAACCCATGGAAAGAATATAATAGAACTTGACCAAAGGAAACcaacataaaaggaaaatagCATACAACCATTCCAGAACCAAAAAGCCAAAAGCAACCATACAACAAACATTAATAAATCTAAGTTGTATGTAATGACAGTGTAAAATGTGTACATGCTCCAGTCAGGGAGGATCTAGGAGGGGGCGAGGGTGTTCATCCGAAccccaacaacaacatacctagtatAGTTTCACTTAGTGTGGTctgaggagggtagagtgtacacaaacCTTATCTCTACCTCAGTGctgaggtagagaggctgttttcgATACATCCCGACTCAAGGCAAAATCAGTCTTGGAAAAGGCATAATGAAAGTACAATAGACAATAGATagtaacaaaaacaacaaacagGAACAAAATAGTTCTAAAACAAAATACTACAACTAAAAATCTACACgaaataatatatagattttgaATCCCCTGAACACAAGACTAGAGGTTGGCTAAGTGGTTTAGCGGATTCAAAATTCACCTCGAGGTTCTAGCAGTTTATCCGCCCTCTTACATGTTTAGTGCAAAACATTTACCTTAAATTTACTTTAAGTAACCAGATTGCATAAACACTATTACATGTATTAAAGGTTAACTCATTAAGGGGTGTGTGGCAGAGTGTATTAGATAAAATAATGCATGAATTAGCtttgtgtattactagtaccttgtttaGTATTCTTTTTCAATCAATATATAACTAACACCTATTAGTAATGCAAGGGGCTTTAATGCATGAattagcatggttaaagacCCAATTACTCCttgaaacctttttttttatatattttttccaccataaaaaattatgcaatgcatgtTATTTATAacacaccaaaccaaacaatgcataagaaataatctctGCATAATTagtgcaagcataactaatacaaacattactaatacattatatttagtattattcttatacaccctATCAAACGACCTGTGAGTACTTTGAAATTTGACCAATTAAATCCATCTAAGTGAAAATAGTGATAtctgaatttgtatacaattccTTGATCTTGGAATATTCCCCTAAGATACTATTCGAATTTGTATACATTGTTCCTTGATCTGGGAATATTCCCCtatgatttgaagtttatatagCAAATTAGTAATCTCAAGTTATTTTACTATCTTGATCTTAATTTGTTTGTCCGACTTTTCCTTTTAATGACATCAAAAAAGATGGTCTCTTTACCTTTTTTgtaactctttaattctaactttccacACTAATACTTAAACTCTGTGCAAAATC
This genomic window contains:
- the LOC125856972 gene encoding purple acid phosphatase 23 is translated as MKKICTTLWLQFFVVIIVAKRVPTTLDGPFKPLTHRFDPLLHKGSDDLPMDHPRLKRNVTSFFPEQIALALSTSSSSMWISWITGEAQIGLNVTPHDPKTVASEVWYGKESGKYTMMQNGASIVYSQLYPFEGLWNYTSGIIHHVKIDGLEPETKYYYKCGDSSLAAMSDELEFETFPLPAPNKYPRRIAVVGDLGLTSNTTTTIDHLIMNDPSMILMVGDLTYANQYLTTGGKGASCYSCQFPDAPIRETFQPRWDGWGRFMEPLISRVPMMVIEGNHEIEPQAAGLTFQSYLTRYSVPSKESGSNSNLYYSFNAGGIHFIMLGAYVDYNQTSAQYSWLQHDLEKVDRGVTPWLVAAWHSPWYNSYSSHYQEFECMRQEMEEMLYTYRVDIVFSGHVHAYERMNRVYNYTLDPCGPVYITVGDGGNIEKVDADHADDPGKCPSPGDNIPEFGGVCHMNFSSGPAKGKFCWDRQPEWSAYRESSFGHGILEMVNSTHALWTWHRNQDIYRVNSHGDQIYIVRQPQTCSVDSKVPFHLPQRQDSRLSPSIPVALEH